The Montipora foliosa isolate CH-2021 chromosome 1, ASM3666993v2, whole genome shotgun sequence genome has a window encoding:
- the LOC138006675 gene encoding homeobox protein ceh-38-like isoform X1, with protein MIDGENSSTNLVSSPSDAAVQLQELDPLTLGASEEVNTSNVCGSKRNNSHRSKTNVGVEKFIPGVLYLRKKSPLNSPYNLTFNEHSMENELELNVNYSLKEEADDLTSNCASVEGKTNETRRDEANTEASGITTTVVSEGLSFMESTRGIVIVEDVALDQIHEFITDHAANIQDHNPSNNVLFECQSVRRRRTSEDKKYSQPIGSSENCELRGSLHVTTSSSETLDKESSEIFRKRFEDLDTKEIAEALTNELKKYSIPQAVFARKVLNRSQGTLSDVLRKPKPWKELRGGREIFRKMKEWLDLPEVKRIPQLRTEAALELDAKARRPDLNGHGSKKSRLHFTASQKRALFAIFKETKKPSKEMQNALAEELGLERGTVANFFMNARRRHPDV; from the exons ATGATTGATGGTGAAAATTCTTCCACAAATTTGGTCTCCTCGCCCTCAGACGCGGCTGTGCAATTGCAGGAGTTGGATCCGTTGACTCTTGGTGCATCGGAAGAAGTCAACACATCCAATGTTTGTGGCAGTAAAAGAAACAATTCCCACAGGTCGAAAACTAACGTCGGTGTTGAAAAGTTCATTCCAGGAGTATTATACTTGCGGAAGAAATCTCCTTTGAATTCTCCATATAACCTTACCTTCAACGAACATTCAATGGAAAACGAGCTCGAGCTAAACGTCAATTATAGCCTGAAAGAGGAAGCTGATGACTTAACATCGAACTGTGCAAGCGTTGAAggtaaaacaaatgaaacaagacGTGATGAGGCAAATACAGAGGCATCGGGGATAACAACAACTGTTGTGTCGGAGGGACTTTCGTTTATGGAAAGTACTCGAGGGATTGTTATAGTAGAAGATGTTGCTTTAGATCAGATTCATGAATTCATCACTGATCATGCTGCGAATATCCAAGATCACAACCCAAGTAATAATGTACTTTTTGAGTGCCAGTCTGTTAGAAGACGACGTACCAGCGAGGATAAAAAATATTCACAGCCGATTGGCTCTTCTGAAAATTGTGAACTTAGAGGGTCATTGCACGTAACGACGTCGTCTAGTGAAACTCTCGATAAGGAATCCTCGGAAATCTTCAGGAAAAGATTTGAAGATCTCGACACAAAAGAAATTGCAGAGGCTCTCACAAACGAACTAAAAAAATATTCAATACCACAGGCAGTTTTTGCTCGAAAAGTTTTAAATCGATCTCAAGGGACGTTAAGTGATGTTTTGAGAAAGCCAAAACCTTGGAAGGAACTCAGGGGAGGACGAGAAATTTTTCGGAAAATGAAGGAATGGTTGGATTTACCAGAAGTTAAACGGATACCACAACTTAGGACAGAAG CTGCTTTGGAGCTTGATGCAAAAGCAAGAAGACCAGACCTTAATGGCCATGGATCGAAAAAGTCAAGGCTTCATTTCACAGCTTCTCAAAAGAGAGCACTGTTTGCTATTTTCAAGGAAACTAAGAAGCCCTCAAAGGAAATGCAGAATGCACTTGCTGAAGAACTGGGCCTTGAAAGGGGAACTGTGGCAAACTTTTTTATGAATGCGAGACGAAGGCATCCAGATGTTTAA
- the LOC138006675 gene encoding homeobox protein ceh-38-like isoform X2 codes for MIDGENSSTNLVSSPSDAAVQLQELDPLTLGASEEVNTSNVCGSKRNNSHRSKTNVGVEKFIPGVLYLRKKSPLNSPYNLTFNEHSMENELELNVNYSLKEEADDLTSNCASVEGKTNETRRDEANTEASGITTTVVSEGLSFMESTRGIVIVEDVALDQIHEFITDHAANIQDHNPSNNVLFECQSVRRRRTSEDKKYSQPIGSSENCELRGSLHVTTSSSETLDKESSEIFRKRFEDLDTKEIAEALTNELKKYSIPQAVFARKVLNRSQGTLSDVLRKPKPWKELRGGREIFRKMKEWLDLPEVKRIPQLRTEEPTQHH; via the exons ATGATTGATGGTGAAAATTCTTCCACAAATTTGGTCTCCTCGCCCTCAGACGCGGCTGTGCAATTGCAGGAGTTGGATCCGTTGACTCTTGGTGCATCGGAAGAAGTCAACACATCCAATGTTTGTGGCAGTAAAAGAAACAATTCCCACAGGTCGAAAACTAACGTCGGTGTTGAAAAGTTCATTCCAGGAGTATTATACTTGCGGAAGAAATCTCCTTTGAATTCTCCATATAACCTTACCTTCAACGAACATTCAATGGAAAACGAGCTCGAGCTAAACGTCAATTATAGCCTGAAAGAGGAAGCTGATGACTTAACATCGAACTGTGCAAGCGTTGAAggtaaaacaaatgaaacaagacGTGATGAGGCAAATACAGAGGCATCGGGGATAACAACAACTGTTGTGTCGGAGGGACTTTCGTTTATGGAAAGTACTCGAGGGATTGTTATAGTAGAAGATGTTGCTTTAGATCAGATTCATGAATTCATCACTGATCATGCTGCGAATATCCAAGATCACAACCCAAGTAATAATGTACTTTTTGAGTGCCAGTCTGTTAGAAGACGACGTACCAGCGAGGATAAAAAATATTCACAGCCGATTGGCTCTTCTGAAAATTGTGAACTTAGAGGGTCATTGCACGTAACGACGTCGTCTAGTGAAACTCTCGATAAGGAATCCTCGGAAATCTTCAGGAAAAGATTTGAAGATCTCGACACAAAAGAAATTGCAGAGGCTCTCACAAACGAACTAAAAAAATATTCAATACCACAGGCAGTTTTTGCTCGAAAAGTTTTAAATCGATCTCAAGGGACGTTAAGTGATGTTTTGAGAAAGCCAAAACCTTGGAAGGAACTCAGGGGAGGACGAGAAATTTTTCGGAAAATGAAGGAATGGTTGGATTTACCAGAAGTTAAACGGATACCACAACTTAGGACAGAAG AACCAACACAGCACCACTAA